One window of Solwaraspora sp. WMMA2056 genomic DNA carries:
- a CDS encoding helix-turn-helix transcriptional regulator gives MPTTALGAFLVARRARLTPGDVGLTTSGTRRVAGLRREEVAVLAGVSVDYYTRLEQGRERHPSASVLDAVASALDLDGDARDHLFRLADVAPGSTPTPTRPRVDPGLRELLDAWPDTPAIVIDRRLDLLAGNPLADAFYADFTEPDNIVRMTFLDPAGATFFADWQRAAHACVANLRLALGHDPHDRRVHELVEEVSTASPEFRRLWQRNDVRGKTHEAKTFRHGTVGELTLTYHAFDVRGAAGQQLIVYRAEPSSRSAEALRLLGSLAVSNWLS, from the coding sequence ATGCCCACCACCGCACTCGGGGCGTTCCTCGTCGCCCGCCGGGCCCGGCTCACCCCGGGCGATGTCGGGCTGACCACCAGCGGCACCCGACGGGTCGCCGGTCTGCGCCGCGAAGAGGTCGCCGTGCTGGCCGGGGTGAGCGTCGACTACTACACCCGGCTGGAGCAGGGGCGGGAACGCCACCCGTCGGCGTCGGTGCTGGATGCCGTGGCCAGCGCCCTCGACCTGGACGGCGACGCCCGGGACCATCTGTTCCGGCTGGCCGACGTCGCACCCGGGTCGACCCCGACGCCGACCCGCCCCCGGGTCGATCCGGGGCTGCGGGAGCTGCTCGACGCCTGGCCGGACACCCCGGCGATCGTGATCGACCGCCGCCTCGACCTGCTGGCCGGCAACCCGCTGGCGGACGCGTTCTACGCCGACTTCACCGAGCCGGACAACATCGTTCGGATGACCTTCCTCGACCCGGCCGGGGCCACCTTCTTCGCCGACTGGCAGCGCGCCGCGCACGCGTGCGTGGCGAACCTGCGGCTCGCGCTCGGCCACGACCCACACGACCGGCGGGTACACGAGCTGGTCGAGGAGGTGAGCACGGCCAGCCCGGAGTTCCGCCGGCTGTGGCAGCGCAACGACGTACGGGGCAAGACCCACGAGGCGAAGACGTTCCGGCACGGCACGGTCGGCGAGCTGACGTTGACGTACCACGCCTTCGACGTGCGGGGCGCCGCTGGTCAGCAGCTGATCGTGTACCGCGCGGAGCCGAGCAGCCGCAGCGCCGAGGCGCTGCGGCTGCTCGGCAGCCTGGCCGTCAGCAACTGGCTGTCCTGA
- a CDS encoding tetratricopeptide repeat protein, producing MRVAMVHGVDTRPPDRLLRDAATARTVDDLAGLLRALRRRHARREGHRVLSYRLLAARAGWSHTAVAEYLTGKTLPPTDRFDVLVGLLGASPIERGALASARDRVDEQRRGVEVPLPVTVAAGAGAAPPAAPGPGPGGGDPVPRSVPRQLPPALARFSGRQAELTRLTEFADATDDDRGAGAVRVVAVSGTAGVGKTTLAVHWAHQVADRFPDGQLYLNLRGFDPDGAVTEPAAALRLLLDGLGVPPARVPAQLDAQTALLRTTLAGRRMLIVLDNARDSGHVRMLLPSAPRCLVVVTSRNQLTGLVAAHGAFPVTLDLLDGSQAAELLRHRVGVARCAAEPDAVDEIVARCVGLPLALAVVGARAATAPQMPLAALAAELRTAGERLDALAADDPELGVRSVFSWSYQALSPAAAQLFRLLGNHPGPTICLPAAASLAGRPAVEVRRVLGELVRSHLLDELADGRYGLHDLLRVYAAEQARRSETAADRAAAVRRLVDHYTHSAYQADRALQSNPVPSPPSSPAVSGVGAERFADAGAALAWFAVEQPVLVAVFDVALAAGLDAAAVTLSQVTYTFLDRRGHWRDLLVMQQAALEVARRLGDTAAQAAAHRNIARAYTRTNCHAEAETHLLAALTVEQGRGDLARQGLTEMALALLRERQERHREALAHGRTACELYEAAGDLRGAGKALNVVGWQHARLGEYAETLSWCGRALEVLQGFADRPGLASTWHSLGYAYQHLGHPDEAAACYQEALALFRGLGDRHLEALVLSSLGEIGAQTGDVSAARRWWSAAVEILDGLQHPDAEPIRARLTRLRG from the coding sequence GTGCGAGTCGCGATGGTGCACGGTGTGGACACCCGACCACCGGACCGCCTGCTGCGTGACGCCGCCACTGCCCGTACCGTCGACGATCTTGCCGGCCTGCTGCGTGCCCTGCGGCGTCGGCACGCCCGCCGCGAAGGCCACCGGGTGTTGTCGTACCGGCTGCTGGCCGCCCGTGCCGGCTGGTCGCACACGGCCGTCGCCGAGTACCTCACCGGCAAGACGCTGCCGCCGACGGACCGCTTCGACGTCCTGGTCGGCCTGCTCGGCGCGAGCCCGATCGAGCGGGGTGCGTTGGCCAGCGCCCGGGACCGGGTCGACGAGCAGCGCCGGGGCGTCGAGGTGCCGCTGCCGGTCACGGTTGCGGCCGGTGCCGGCGCGGCCCCGCCGGCCGCCCCCGGCCCCGGCCCCGGCGGCGGTGACCCGGTGCCCCGGTCCGTGCCCCGGCAGTTGCCGCCGGCACTGGCCCGGTTCAGCGGTCGGCAGGCGGAGTTGACCCGGTTGACCGAGTTCGCCGACGCCACCGACGACGACCGGGGCGCCGGTGCGGTACGGGTGGTGGCGGTCAGCGGCACGGCGGGGGTGGGCAAGACCACCCTGGCCGTGCACTGGGCGCACCAGGTCGCGGACCGGTTCCCGGACGGCCAGCTCTACCTGAACCTGCGGGGGTTCGACCCGGACGGTGCGGTGACCGAGCCGGCGGCCGCGCTGCGGCTGCTGCTCGACGGGCTCGGGGTGCCACCGGCCCGGGTGCCGGCGCAGCTCGACGCCCAGACGGCGCTGCTGCGGACGACGCTGGCCGGGCGGCGGATGCTGATCGTGCTCGACAACGCGCGCGACAGCGGGCACGTGCGGATGCTGCTGCCCAGCGCGCCCCGGTGCCTGGTCGTGGTGACCAGCCGCAACCAGCTGACCGGGTTGGTGGCCGCGCACGGCGCGTTCCCGGTGACGCTGGACCTGCTCGACGGGTCGCAGGCGGCCGAACTGCTGCGGCACCGGGTCGGGGTGGCGCGCTGCGCCGCCGAACCGGACGCGGTCGACGAGATCGTGGCGCGGTGTGTCGGGCTGCCGCTGGCGTTGGCGGTCGTCGGCGCAAGGGCGGCGACCGCGCCGCAGATGCCGTTGGCGGCGCTCGCGGCCGAGCTGCGGACCGCTGGCGAACGTCTCGACGCGCTCGCCGCCGACGACCCGGAGCTCGGCGTACGGTCGGTCTTCTCCTGGTCGTACCAGGCGTTGAGCCCAGCGGCGGCGCAGCTGTTCCGACTGCTGGGCAACCATCCCGGTCCGACGATCTGCCTGCCAGCGGCGGCGAGCCTGGCCGGTAGGCCGGCGGTCGAGGTCCGGCGGGTGCTCGGTGAACTGGTCCGTTCGCACCTGCTCGACGAACTGGCCGACGGCCGGTACGGGCTGCACGACCTGTTGCGGGTGTACGCGGCCGAACAGGCCCGTCGGTCGGAGACCGCGGCGGACCGGGCGGCGGCGGTACGCCGACTGGTCGACCATTACACGCACAGCGCGTACCAGGCCGACCGGGCGCTGCAGTCGAACCCGGTGCCGTCGCCGCCGTCGTCGCCGGCGGTGTCCGGGGTCGGTGCCGAGCGGTTCGCCGACGCTGGCGCGGCGCTGGCCTGGTTCGCCGTCGAACAGCCGGTGCTGGTGGCGGTGTTCGACGTCGCGTTGGCGGCCGGACTGGACGCGGCGGCGGTGACGCTGTCCCAGGTGACCTACACCTTCCTGGACCGGCGGGGGCACTGGCGGGATCTGCTGGTCATGCAGCAGGCGGCGCTGGAGGTGGCGCGGCGGCTGGGGGACACGGCGGCGCAGGCGGCGGCGCACCGCAACATTGCCCGGGCGTACACCCGGACGAACTGTCACGCCGAGGCCGAGACCCATCTGCTGGCTGCGTTGACGGTGGAGCAGGGGCGCGGTGACCTGGCGCGGCAGGGACTCACCGAGATGGCCCTGGCCCTGCTGCGGGAGCGGCAGGAGCGCCACCGGGAGGCGTTGGCGCACGGGCGGACCGCGTGCGAGTTGTACGAGGCGGCCGGTGACCTGCGGGGGGCGGGCAAGGCGCTGAACGTGGTCGGCTGGCAGCACGCCCGGCTGGGCGAGTACGCCGAGACGCTCAGTTGGTGCGGTCGGGCGTTGGAGGTGCTGCAGGGGTTCGCCGACCGGCCGGGGCTGGCCAGCACCTGGCACAGCCTGGGGTACGCGTACCAGCATCTCGGGCATCCGGACGAGGCGGCCGCCTGCTACCAGGAGGCGCTGGCGTTGTTCCGGGGGCTGGGGGACCGGCACCTGGAGGCGCTGGTGCTGAGCAGCCTCGGGGAGATCGGCGCGCAGACCGGCGACGTGTCGGCCGCGCGGCGGTGGTGGTCGGCGGCGGTGGAGATCCTCGACGGCCTGCAGCATCCGGACGCGGAGCCGATCCGGGCGAGGTTGACGCGACTGCGGGGTTGA
- a CDS encoding Hsp70 family protein → MVDVRLAIDLGTSHTTAVLAPPGGQVRPVLFDGSEILPSAVCVGPDGELLVGRDALHAARSNPAGFEPYPKRRVDDDVVLLHGVGGPVEVSVVEVFAAVLGRVAVEARRVAGELPAPVALSCPADWGTTRRAVLLAAAGRAGLGWAYLVAEPVAAAGYFVETAGARLPVGSSAVIYDFGAGTFDATVVRRTSDGFAVLATSGLAELGGLDLDAAIVDHLRRTCGDRVDPAAWRRLRQPASTDDRRTARTFWDDVRSGKEMLTRTGETRVHVPYLDVDVPVRRAEFERVARPIIDRTVDCVVGALRTAGVGAGQLGGLFLVGGSSRVPLVATMLKERFGVAPVAADQPELVVARGAIRSRHRDQDAVSKPSVPVSVLASTGQTDTTASWPQDTATRLAAIDADADADADADAPTRRWRPSVAAFAVTFALILAASIGTAWVVLSGREPPEEGPAAAPTPALLSVVDTGGSAVRAIAFAPDGRSIAAAGGNDHKARIWDAVSGEMTGVLPVGSVVSAVSFSPDGTLLATDSAIWTVATRKQAHSLDGNHYDVSFNRDGRLLAVAGGYAVNEGVRLFDPASGELVRSLSEEYASGVAFSPEGTTLAAAAGYKGTLVLLDVATGDVVQAYTGGGGVPAFSPDGRFVASSGAESVGLWEVATARPVRSFDTGGGEGHPTFSPDGRLLAAAGADLTVRLWEVDTGELVSEFAGHTNDVTGLAFSPDGRHLASGGADHTIRLWPVPTAG, encoded by the coding sequence GTGGTGGACGTACGGCTGGCAATCGATCTTGGCACCTCCCATACGACGGCGGTGCTCGCCCCACCGGGCGGCCAGGTCCGTCCGGTGCTGTTCGACGGCTCGGAGATCCTGCCGTCGGCGGTCTGTGTCGGGCCGGACGGCGAGCTGCTCGTCGGGCGGGACGCGCTGCACGCGGCGCGCAGCAACCCGGCCGGCTTCGAGCCGTACCCGAAACGACGGGTCGACGACGACGTGGTGCTGCTGCACGGCGTGGGCGGCCCGGTCGAGGTGTCGGTCGTCGAGGTGTTCGCGGCGGTGTTGGGCCGGGTCGCTGTCGAGGCGCGGCGGGTCGCCGGTGAACTGCCTGCTCCGGTCGCGCTGAGCTGCCCCGCCGACTGGGGAACGACGCGCCGGGCGGTGTTGCTCGCCGCCGCCGGGCGGGCCGGGTTGGGTTGGGCGTACCTCGTGGCGGAGCCGGTCGCGGCGGCTGGCTACTTCGTCGAGACGGCCGGGGCCAGGCTGCCGGTCGGGTCGTCCGCCGTGATCTACGACTTCGGGGCCGGCACGTTCGACGCGACGGTGGTTCGGCGTACGTCCGACGGGTTCGCGGTGCTGGCCACGAGTGGGCTGGCCGAGCTGGGCGGGTTGGATCTGGACGCGGCGATCGTGGACCATCTGCGGCGGACCTGCGGCGACCGGGTCGACCCGGCGGCGTGGCGGCGGCTGCGCCAGCCGGCGTCCACCGACGACCGTCGTACCGCCCGGACCTTCTGGGACGACGTCCGCAGCGGCAAGGAGATGCTCACCCGTACCGGCGAGACGCGGGTCCACGTGCCGTATCTGGACGTCGACGTGCCGGTGCGCCGCGCCGAGTTCGAGCGGGTGGCCCGGCCGATCATCGACCGTACGGTGGACTGCGTGGTCGGTGCGTTGCGGACCGCCGGGGTGGGCGCCGGTCAGCTGGGCGGGCTGTTCCTGGTGGGTGGATCGAGCCGGGTCCCGCTGGTCGCCACGATGCTGAAGGAGCGCTTCGGTGTCGCCCCGGTCGCAGCCGATCAGCCGGAGCTCGTCGTAGCACGGGGCGCGATCCGGAGCCGGCATCGCGACCAGGACGCGGTGTCGAAGCCATCGGTGCCCGTGTCGGTCCTCGCGTCGACCGGGCAGACGGACACGACTGCCAGCTGGCCACAGGATACGGCGACGCGGCTCGCTGCGATCGACGCCGACGCCGACGCCGACGCCGACGCCGATGCGCCGACGCGCCGGTGGCGGCCGTCGGTGGCCGCGTTCGCGGTCACCTTTGCGCTGATCCTGGCGGCGTCCATCGGTACCGCCTGGGTGGTGCTGTCCGGCAGGGAACCTCCGGAGGAGGGGCCAGCGGCTGCCCCCACCCCGGCGTTGCTGTCGGTCGTCGACACCGGGGGCTCGGCGGTGCGGGCGATCGCGTTCGCCCCGGACGGGCGCAGCATCGCCGCCGCCGGTGGCAACGATCACAAGGCCCGGATCTGGGACGCGGTCAGCGGCGAGATGACCGGCGTGCTGCCGGTCGGGTCGGTGGTCAGCGCCGTGTCGTTCAGCCCGGACGGCACCCTGCTCGCCACCGACAGCGCGATATGGACGGTGGCGACGAGGAAGCAGGCACACAGCCTCGACGGCAACCACTACGACGTGTCCTTCAACCGCGACGGCAGGCTGCTGGCGGTCGCGGGCGGCTACGCGGTCAACGAAGGAGTGCGGTTGTTCGACCCGGCCTCCGGTGAGCTGGTCCGGTCGCTCAGCGAGGAGTACGCCAGCGGGGTCGCGTTCAGCCCGGAGGGGACCACGCTTGCCGCCGCCGCCGGTTACAAGGGCACCCTGGTGCTGCTGGACGTGGCGACCGGGGACGTGGTGCAGGCGTACACCGGGGGTGGTGGGGTGCCCGCATTCAGCCCGGACGGGCGATTTGTCGCCTCAAGCGGCGCGGAGTCGGTCGGGCTCTGGGAGGTGGCCACAGCTCGGCCGGTGCGATCGTTCGACACCGGCGGTGGTGAGGGCCATCCGACATTCAGCCCGGACGGCCGGCTGCTCGCCGCAGCCGGAGCGGATCTCACCGTACGGCTCTGGGAGGTCGACACGGGGGAGCTGGTCAGTGAGTTCGCCGGGCACACCAACGACGTGACGGGGTTGGCGTTCAGCCCGGACGGCCGGCACCTGGCGTCCGGCGGTGCCGACCACACGATCCGGCTCTGGCCGGTGCCGACGGCGGGTTGA
- a CDS encoding Atu4866 domain-containing protein → MTTRTLDETVLAQIAADTTGGDTTAGRRRPLMFVDATIHTLDPVIGDFAAADLLLGRDVIVAVGPGLHTAAEDDGAIVVDCTGLTIVPAVVDGVAVAGLRTGPADRVGTLTPGNPATFAVIAGAGVGDSAVEMVIWRPEQAAAIVVDGEIALFNGRRLTPGTVDETTPPGSDDGGPRVVDSPYLGMWVDETGFIHQELTADGRYDETRGGRPHAYQGSFWIHGDRIVYRDDLGFWAYGRFVDDVLHHAGYVFHRR, encoded by the coding sequence GTGACCACCCGCACACTCGACGAGACAGTCCTCGCGCAGATCGCCGCCGACACCACAGGTGGGGACACCACCGCAGGTCGTCGTCGGCCGCTGATGTTCGTCGACGCCACCATCCACACCCTGGATCCGGTGATCGGCGACTTCGCCGCCGCCGACCTGCTGCTCGGCCGCGACGTGATCGTCGCGGTCGGCCCCGGCCTGCACACCGCGGCTGAGGACGACGGGGCGATCGTCGTCGACTGCACCGGTCTGACCATCGTGCCGGCGGTCGTCGACGGCGTCGCTGTCGCCGGCCTGCGTACCGGCCCCGCCGACCGGGTCGGCACCCTGACCCCCGGCAACCCCGCCACCTTCGCCGTGATCGCCGGTGCAGGCGTCGGCGACTCCGCTGTGGAGATGGTCATCTGGCGGCCGGAGCAGGCTGCCGCGATCGTCGTCGACGGCGAGATCGCCCTGTTCAACGGTCGCCGACTGACGCCGGGCACGGTCGACGAGACCACCCCGCCCGGCTCCGACGACGGCGGCCCCCGGGTGGTCGACAGCCCGTACCTCGGCATGTGGGTCGACGAGACCGGCTTCATCCACCAGGAGCTCACCGCCGACGGCCGCTACGACGAGACGCGCGGCGGCCGGCCGCACGCGTACCAGGGGTCGTTCTGGATCCACGGCGACCGGATCGTCTACCGCGACGACCTGGGTTTCTGGGCGTACGGCCGGTTCGTCGACGACGTGCTGCACCACGCCGGCTACGTGTTCCACCGCCGGTGA
- a CDS encoding amidohydrolase family protein, with the protein MKTLFSGGAVVTVDPTIGDLNSGDVLVRDDRIVAVGPDLRSHPEAAGATVVDTTGGIVCPGFVDTHRHAWQAQLRRSIPDVNDLGEYVMSTLAGVAPAYTPHDMYVGTRLAALTALDAGITTMLDFSHNSRSVAHSDAAVQALVDTGIRGVHASMGPHFGDWDKQWPADLVRLREKFHGANDGLVTVRLAALATDEIAGPALAYGPELAALARDLGIGVSVDAVFGGSSSAAIDRWAAAGLLGPAVTLIHATGLTGQAWKTIGDTGTTVSLAPTSEAQIGLETAVPAIDEALAVGVRPGLSIDVEVALASDMFTQMRALHAIQRMRAVHAGYGTDSTMGHRITTRDVLDFATAQGARTNGLGDVTGSLTPGRQADLLVVRADDVNTMPLNDAVGTLVLGADARNIDTVVVAGRVRKAAGRLVDVDLDELRRTVTASRDAIRDRQRVAQT; encoded by the coding sequence ATGAAGACGCTGTTCAGCGGTGGCGCGGTCGTCACCGTGGATCCGACGATCGGTGACCTGAACTCCGGTGACGTGCTGGTCCGCGACGACCGGATCGTCGCCGTCGGCCCGGACCTGCGGTCGCACCCCGAAGCGGCCGGCGCGACCGTCGTCGACACCACCGGCGGCATCGTCTGCCCCGGCTTCGTCGACACCCACCGGCACGCCTGGCAGGCGCAGCTGCGCCGCAGCATCCCGGACGTCAACGACCTCGGCGAGTACGTGATGTCGACGCTGGCCGGCGTCGCACCCGCGTACACCCCGCACGACATGTACGTCGGCACCCGGCTCGCCGCACTCACCGCCCTCGACGCCGGCATCACCACGATGCTCGACTTCTCGCACAACTCCCGATCGGTGGCGCACTCCGATGCGGCGGTGCAGGCGTTGGTCGACACCGGGATCCGGGGCGTGCACGCCTCGATGGGTCCGCACTTCGGCGACTGGGACAAGCAGTGGCCCGCCGATCTCGTTCGGCTGCGGGAGAAGTTCCACGGCGCCAACGACGGCCTGGTGACCGTACGGCTGGCGGCGTTGGCCACCGACGAGATCGCCGGCCCGGCGTTGGCCTACGGGCCGGAGCTGGCGGCGCTCGCCCGCGATCTCGGCATCGGCGTCAGCGTCGACGCCGTGTTCGGCGGGTCGTCGTCGGCGGCGATCGATCGCTGGGCCGCCGCCGGTCTGCTCGGCCCGGCCGTGACGCTGATCCACGCCACCGGACTCACCGGCCAGGCGTGGAAGACGATCGGCGACACAGGGACCACCGTGTCGCTGGCACCGACGTCGGAGGCGCAGATCGGGCTGGAGACGGCGGTGCCGGCGATCGACGAGGCGCTGGCCGTCGGCGTGCGACCCGGCCTCAGCATCGACGTCGAAGTGGCGCTGGCCAGCGACATGTTCACCCAGATGCGGGCGCTGCACGCGATCCAACGGATGCGCGCGGTGCACGCCGGCTACGGCACGGACAGCACGATGGGGCACCGGATCACCACCCGCGACGTGCTGGACTTCGCCACCGCGCAGGGTGCCCGGACCAACGGCCTCGGCGACGTCACCGGCTCGCTCACCCCGGGCAGGCAGGCGGACCTGCTGGTGGTGCGGGCCGACGACGTCAACACGATGCCGCTCAACGACGCGGTCGGCACCCTGGTTCTCGGCGCCGACGCCCGCAACATCGACACCGTCGTGGTGGCCGGCCGGGTCCGTAAGGCGGCCGGGCGACTGGTCGACGTCGACCTCGACGAACTGCGCCGTACGGTGACCGCCTCCCGCGACGCGATCCGCGACCGTCAGCGGGTAGCGCAGACCTGA
- a CDS encoding heavy metal translocating P-type ATPase codes for MCESRPTGRGSWWARWRDWIPLGALTIVVLAGGLVQLTGHRTVADATWAAATLAALVVALRWTVQSVRRRRVGVDVIAVLALIGALLAGEPLAGAVVALMLATGHTLETYARRRAQRDLQALVAHAPRTARRRAADGTVDVVDVDDVATGDQLVVGPGEVVPVDGVAEDPATCDESVVTGESQAVHRAAGDRIASGVVNAGSAFGLRAVETAQASTYAGIVRMAAEAGAGKAATVRLADRYAAAFVPFTLALAGAGWIVSGEFVRAVAVLVVATPCPLLLATPVAVVAGLSRAARRGVLVRDGGALEQLGHARTLLVDKTGTLTTGRPETADVVTGPDGGEPAELLRLAASVEQLSPHVLAGAVVRAARGRGLRLVAPTEVTEDPGRGVQGRVDGRTVRVGQPDDPLPDWAGAVRDRTEADGLSTVWITVDDVPAGVVLLRDPVRPDAAATVTRLRQAGFTRLVMLTGDRPEVARQVAAQVGVDDVVARCSPQEKTTRVREESAHAVTVMVGDGVNDAPALAAADVGVAVGGSGASAAAGVADAVLAVDELGRLADAVDIARRSRRIAVQSAAVGMGLAVVAMVVAAFGLLPPVAGAFTQEGIDVAVILNALRALHPGGRRRPRRR; via the coding sequence ATGTGTGAGTCCCGGCCGACGGGGCGCGGTTCCTGGTGGGCCCGCTGGCGGGACTGGATCCCGCTGGGTGCACTGACCATCGTGGTGCTCGCCGGCGGGCTGGTACAGCTGACCGGCCACCGTACCGTCGCCGACGCCACCTGGGCGGCGGCGACGCTCGCCGCGCTGGTGGTCGCGCTGCGCTGGACCGTCCAGTCGGTACGGCGTCGACGCGTCGGCGTCGACGTGATCGCCGTACTGGCGCTGATCGGTGCGCTGCTGGCCGGCGAGCCACTGGCCGGCGCGGTGGTGGCACTGATGCTCGCCACCGGACACACCCTCGAGACGTACGCGCGGCGGCGGGCCCAGCGGGACCTGCAGGCGCTCGTGGCGCACGCACCCCGTACCGCGCGCCGACGGGCCGCCGACGGCACCGTGGACGTCGTCGACGTCGACGACGTCGCCACCGGCGACCAGCTCGTCGTCGGCCCCGGCGAGGTGGTGCCGGTCGACGGCGTCGCCGAGGATCCGGCCACCTGCGACGAATCGGTGGTGACCGGCGAGTCGCAGGCGGTGCACCGGGCCGCCGGGGACCGGATCGCCAGCGGCGTGGTCAACGCCGGCTCCGCGTTCGGCCTGCGGGCCGTCGAAACGGCGCAGGCCAGCACGTACGCCGGGATCGTGCGGATGGCCGCCGAAGCCGGCGCCGGCAAGGCCGCCACGGTCCGCCTCGCCGACCGGTACGCCGCTGCCTTCGTCCCGTTCACCCTGGCGCTGGCCGGCGCCGGCTGGATCGTCTCCGGCGAGTTCGTCCGCGCCGTCGCGGTGCTGGTCGTCGCCACTCCCTGCCCGCTGCTGCTGGCCACCCCGGTCGCGGTCGTCGCCGGGCTGTCGCGCGCCGCCCGCCGAGGTGTCCTGGTCCGCGACGGCGGCGCGCTGGAGCAGCTCGGCCACGCCCGTACCCTGCTGGTCGACAAGACCGGCACGTTGACCACCGGCCGGCCGGAGACCGCCGACGTCGTCACCGGCCCCGACGGCGGTGAACCGGCCGAACTGCTGCGCCTGGCGGCCTCGGTCGAGCAGCTCTCCCCGCACGTCCTGGCCGGCGCGGTGGTCCGGGCGGCACGCGGACGCGGCCTGCGGCTCGTCGCCCCGACCGAGGTGACCGAGGATCCCGGCCGGGGCGTGCAGGGTCGGGTCGACGGCCGGACGGTACGGGTCGGCCAGCCCGACGACCCGCTGCCGGACTGGGCGGGCGCGGTCCGGGACCGGACCGAAGCCGACGGGCTCTCCACGGTGTGGATCACCGTCGACGACGTACCCGCCGGGGTGGTCCTGCTGCGCGACCCGGTGCGGCCCGACGCCGCCGCCACGGTCACCCGGCTGCGGCAGGCCGGCTTCACCCGGCTGGTCATGCTCACCGGCGACCGGCCGGAGGTCGCCCGGCAGGTCGCCGCGCAGGTCGGGGTCGACGACGTCGTGGCACGCTGTTCGCCGCAGGAGAAGACCACCCGGGTACGCGAGGAGTCCGCCCACGCGGTCACCGTGATGGTCGGCGACGGCGTCAACGACGCACCGGCGCTGGCCGCCGCCGACGTCGGAGTGGCGGTCGGCGGGTCCGGGGCGAGCGCGGCGGCCGGAGTCGCCGACGCCGTACTCGCCGTCGACGAGTTGGGCCGGCTGGCCGACGCGGTCGACATCGCCCGCCGGTCCCGGCGGATCGCCGTGCAGAGCGCCGCCGTCGGCATGGGCCTGGCCGTGGTGGCGATGGTGGTCGCCGCGTTCGGCCTGCTGCCGCCGGTGGCCGGCGCGTTCACCCAGGAAGGCATCGACGTCGCGGTGATCCTCAACGCGCTGCGCGCCCTGCACCCCGGCGGCCGCCGCCGACCCCGGCGGCGATGA
- a CDS encoding DUF4232 domain-containing protein, translating to MRVTRTVVATCLIPAALTLAACGDPAAEDEPGAATPSTAASADPTDAGSDTPGDGGTAACASADLSVDVTIQDAGLALLALTNSSSAPCQVDGWVTLAFERADRSPVEVDQEQVEQPGPPLATDLDPGESAFAGVKWATCDPALTDCAVVTTVRVGAPGDSATVVARVIGIDGNESVGELPVADVQIGSIQPSTQGVVAW from the coding sequence ATGCGTGTGACCCGTACCGTTGTCGCGACCTGCCTGATCCCTGCGGCCTTAACGCTCGCCGCCTGCGGTGACCCAGCGGCCGAGGATGAGCCTGGCGCCGCCACTCCGTCGACCGCTGCCAGCGCCGACCCGACCGACGCCGGCTCCGACACCCCCGGCGACGGCGGTACGGCGGCCTGCGCCAGCGCGGACCTGTCCGTTGACGTGACGATCCAGGACGCTGGGCTGGCCCTGCTGGCGCTGACCAACTCCTCGTCGGCGCCGTGCCAGGTCGACGGGTGGGTGACGCTGGCGTTCGAGCGGGCCGACCGCAGCCCGGTGGAGGTCGACCAGGAGCAGGTGGAGCAGCCGGGGCCGCCGCTGGCAACCGACCTCGATCCGGGCGAGTCGGCGTTCGCCGGAGTCAAGTGGGCCACCTGCGACCCGGCGTTGACCGACTGCGCGGTGGTGACCACGGTCCGCGTCGGTGCCCCAGGCGACAGCGCCACGGTGGTGGCCCGGGTCATCGGCATCGACGGCAACGAGTCCGTCGGCGAGCTGCCGGTCGCCGACGTGCAGATCGGCTCGATCCAACCGTCCACTCAGGGCGTCGTGGCCTGGTGA